The following coding sequences lie in one Deltaproteobacteria bacterium genomic window:
- the frr gene encoding ribosome recycling factor: MNDDAVQLAKDGMEKAIERLRRELSRVRAGRANPALLDEIKVDSYGSLMPLKQVATVSVADARLLVVKPYDRSTIAAIEKAINNSQLGLNPNNDGVVVRVPIPPLTEERRKQLVKTVKDAGEDAKIAIRQVRRETNDFLKAAEKDGTMSEDDLKRGLEQIQKLTDAEIKSVDDTVAKKEAEILDG, encoded by the coding sequence ATGAACGACGACGCAGTGCAACTCGCGAAGGACGGCATGGAGAAGGCCATCGAGCGGCTCAGGCGCGAGCTCTCGCGCGTACGCGCGGGGCGTGCCAATCCCGCGCTGCTCGACGAGATCAAGGTCGACAGCTACGGCAGCCTGATGCCGCTCAAGCAGGTCGCGACCGTGAGCGTCGCCGATGCGCGCCTGCTGGTGGTCAAGCCCTACGACCGCAGCACCATCGCCGCGATCGAGAAGGCCATCAACAACTCGCAGCTGGGCTTGAACCCCAACAACGACGGCGTGGTGGTGCGGGTGCCGATTCCGCCGCTCACCGAGGAGCGCCGCAAGCAGCTGGTGAAGACCGTCAAGGACGCCGGCGAGGACGCGAAGATCGCGATCCGTCAGGTCCGTCGTGAGACCAACGACTTCCTCAAGGCGGCCGAGAAGGACGGCACCATGTCCGAGGACGACCTCAAGCGCGGCCTCGAACAGATCCAGAAGCTCACCGACGCCGAGATCAAGAGCGTCGACGACACGGTCGCGAAGAAGGAAGCCGAGATCCTCGACGGCTAG
- a CDS encoding UMP kinase — translation MSSKPRYKRILLKLSGEALQGGGYGIDPEVLRTIATEIHAVTELGTEVGVVIGGGNILRGVSVAAGGMDRAGADHMGMLATVINALAMQDALERIGVPARVLSAIPMQGICETYIQRRAVHHLANSQVVLFAAGTGNPYFTTDTAAALRALEVHAEVLLKATKVDGIYDRDPAKFPDARRYERLDYVEVLARGLSVMDGAAIALCRDHGLPVVVFDMLGRGNIRRVVCGESLGTIVAPA, via the coding sequence GTGTCGTCCAAGCCCCGTTACAAGCGCATCCTCCTCAAGCTCTCGGGTGAGGCGCTGCAGGGGGGCGGGTACGGCATCGATCCCGAGGTCCTGCGCACCATCGCGACCGAGATCCACGCCGTGACCGAGCTCGGCACCGAGGTCGGTGTCGTGATCGGCGGCGGCAACATCCTGCGCGGCGTGAGCGTGGCGGCGGGCGGCATGGACCGCGCCGGCGCCGATCACATGGGCATGCTCGCCACGGTGATCAATGCGCTCGCGATGCAGGACGCGCTCGAGCGCATCGGTGTGCCGGCGCGCGTGCTGTCGGCGATCCCGATGCAGGGCATCTGCGAGACGTACATCCAGCGCCGCGCCGTGCACCACCTCGCGAACTCGCAGGTGGTGCTGTTCGCCGCCGGCACCGGCAACCCGTACTTCACGACCGACACCGCCGCCGCGCTGCGGGCCCTCGAGGTCCACGCCGAGGTGCTGCTCAAGGCCACCAAGGTCGACGGCATCTACGACCGCGATCCCGCCAAGTTCCCCGACGCACGTCGCTACGAGCGCCTCGACTATGTCGAGGTGTTGGCGCGCGGGCTGTCGGTGATGGACGGCGCAGCGATCGCGCTGTGCCGCGATCACGGCCTGCCGGTCGTGGTGTTCGACATGCTCGGCCGCGGCAACATCCGCCGGGTCGTGTGCGGCGAATCCTTGGGTACCATCGTGGCACCCGCCTAG
- the tsf gene encoding translation elongation factor Ts, which translates to MAEISAALVKQLRDSTGAGLMDCKAALKETDGDMDKAVEYLRKKGLAAAAKKAGRIASEGVVISYIHSNNRVGVLLEVNCETDFVAKTDDFKAFAYDVAMQIAAMNPDCVRREEFDPAVIEKEKAIAREKAIADGKPEKIIDRIVEGSINKLFAERVLLEQAFVKDDKKTIEQVLKELVSKIGENIQLRRFVRYELGEGLEKKADNFAAEVAAMAGQT; encoded by the coding sequence ATGGCAGAGATCAGTGCAGCACTCGTCAAGCAGCTTCGCGATTCGACCGGCGCCGGTCTGATGGATTGCAAGGCTGCGCTCAAGGAGACCGACGGCGACATGGACAAGGCCGTCGAGTACCTGCGCAAGAAGGGCCTCGCGGCCGCGGCCAAGAAGGCCGGTCGCATCGCGTCCGAGGGCGTGGTCATCAGCTACATCCACTCGAACAACCGCGTCGGCGTGTTGCTCGAGGTCAACTGCGAGACCGACTTCGTCGCCAAGACCGACGACTTCAAGGCCTTCGCCTACGACGTGGCCATGCAGATCGCGGCGATGAACCCCGACTGCGTCCGTCGCGAGGAGTTCGATCCCGCCGTGATCGAGAAGGAGAAGGCCATCGCCCGCGAGAAGGCCATCGCCGACGGCAAGCCCGAGAAGATCATCGACCGCATCGTCGAGGGCTCGATCAACAAGCTCTTCGCCGAGCGCGTGCTGCTCGAGCAGGCGTTCGTCAAGGACGACAAGAAGACCATCGAGCAGGTGCTCAAGGAGTTGGTCTCGAAGATCGGCGAGAACATCCAGCTGCGTCGCTTCGTGCGCTACGAGCTGGGTGAGGGCCTCGAGAAGAAGGCCGACAACTTCGCGGCCGAGGTCGCCGCGATGGCCGGTCAGACCTAG
- the rpsB gene encoding 30S ribosomal protein S2 — protein METTTDREPSQQALEEAQRIITIKHLLEAGVHFGHRTDRWNPRMAPYIYGARAGVHIIDLQQTAALFRRAYAFIRSVAADGNPVLFVGTKKQAQDVMVSEAQRAGHFYVASRWLGGTLTNWKTVKQSIDKLRGLERMAEDGTFGKLTKKEVLQMDRLRQKLERNLGGIKDMPKLPGAIFVIDPAKEHIAVSEANRLKIPVVAVADTNADPNLITHVIPGNDDAIRSIKLFCTKIADACIEGGRIGKARAVMSAHDDEAPETIRVMTGGDGPKVEVVSRRGPLPTPEAAASPDVDEDTFVPENN, from the coding sequence ATGGAAACCACCACCGATCGCGAGCCCTCCCAGCAGGCGCTCGAAGAAGCCCAGCGCATCATCACCATCAAGCACCTGCTCGAGGCCGGCGTGCACTTCGGTCACCGCACCGACCGCTGGAACCCGCGCATGGCCCCGTACATCTACGGCGCCCGAGCTGGCGTGCACATCATCGATCTCCAGCAGACCGCGGCGCTCTTCCGCCGCGCGTACGCCTTCATCCGCTCGGTCGCCGCCGACGGCAACCCGGTGCTCTTCGTCGGCACCAAGAAGCAGGCGCAGGACGTCATGGTGAGCGAGGCGCAGCGCGCCGGCCACTTCTACGTCGCGTCGCGCTGGCTGGGCGGCACGCTGACCAACTGGAAGACCGTGAAGCAGTCGATCGACAAGCTCCGCGGCCTCGAGCGCATGGCCGAGGACGGCACCTTCGGCAAGCTCACCAAGAAGGAAGTGCTGCAGATGGACCGTCTGCGGCAGAAGCTCGAGCGCAACCTCGGCGGCATCAAGGACATGCCGAAGCTCCCGGGCGCGATCTTCGTGATCGACCCCGCCAAGGAGCACATCGCGGTCTCCGAGGCCAACCGCCTCAAGATCCCGGTGGTCGCCGTCGCAGATACCAACGCCGACCCGAACCTCATCACCCACGTGATCCCGGGCAACGACGACGCGATCCGCTCGATCAAGCTGTTCTGCACCAAGATCGCAGACGCGTGCATCGAGGGCGGTCGCATCGGCAAGGCCCGCGCGGTCATGTCGGCCCACGACGACGAGGCCCCCGAGACCATCCGCGTGATGACCGGCGGCGACGGCCCCAAGGTCGAGGTGGTGTCGCGCCGCGGCCCCCTGCCGACCCCCGAGGCCGCCGCGAGCCCCGACGTCGACGAAGACACCTTCGTGCCCGAGAACAACTAG
- a CDS encoding rhomboid family intramembrane serine protease, whose product MPWVTLGLCVPSVVMLVLVQLGWVPPTLAPTPTLDLGDAVHVVELGARSTALVGDASERWRLLTSHFVHTSWTHLVFNLAFLFPAGGALEQVTRRVDYLHLVLVAMVGSAAASLVLTPQVSAGASGIVFGLLGAAVVLGLRHRGRLGPRVRHHFGLWVLPFLLVTLAVTVGNPTVDHASHLGGLVCGMAFAPFMRLRLPAHIERSSPANAIAATLAIVMLAAAPALARGGAPARVELGSGWTADVPAQWNTRFGPLGELEWTTAGGMVVLTAGEAPSDRGPPVDWYREHRLDPLSAVGRGLDVRELPVRQPLPLPPGAIHARFAFRREQTPMIRDVVFLPGADHRLFVLSLELPQPWADRYDETRTSLMGSLRAPRPMLPRVTRISVAAIE is encoded by the coding sequence GTGCCGTGGGTCACGCTGGGCCTGTGCGTGCCCTCGGTCGTGATGCTGGTGCTCGTGCAGCTGGGCTGGGTGCCGCCCACGCTGGCCCCAACGCCGACGCTCGACCTCGGCGACGCGGTGCACGTGGTCGAGCTCGGGGCCCGCAGCACCGCGCTGGTCGGCGACGCGAGCGAGCGCTGGCGGCTGCTGACCTCGCACTTCGTCCACACCTCGTGGACGCACCTGGTGTTCAACCTCGCGTTCCTCTTCCCTGCCGGCGGCGCGCTCGAGCAGGTCACGCGACGTGTCGACTACCTGCACCTCGTGCTGGTCGCGATGGTCGGCTCGGCCGCGGCGAGCCTCGTGCTCACGCCGCAGGTGTCGGCGGGCGCCTCGGGCATCGTCTTCGGCCTGCTGGGCGCGGCGGTGGTCTTGGGCCTGCGACACCGCGGCCGCCTGGGCCCGCGCGTGCGCCATCACTTCGGGTTGTGGGTGCTGCCGTTCCTGCTCGTCACGCTCGCCGTCACCGTCGGCAACCCCACCGTCGATCACGCCAGCCATCTGGGTGGCCTGGTCTGCGGCATGGCGTTCGCCCCGTTCATGCGGCTGCGATTGCCCGCGCACATCGAGCGCTCGTCGCCGGCCAACGCGATCGCGGCGACACTGGCGATCGTGATGCTGGCGGCCGCGCCGGCGCTCGCCCGCGGCGGCGCGCCGGCGCGTGTGGAGCTCGGCTCGGGCTGGACCGCCGACGTGCCCGCGCAGTGGAACACCCGCTTCGGCCCGCTCGGCGAGCTCGAGTGGACCACGGCGGGCGGCATGGTCGTGCTCACCGCCGGCGAGGCACCCAGCGATCGCGGACCGCCGGTGGATTGGTACCGCGAACACCGCCTCGATCCTCTGAGTGCGGTCGGCCGCGGCCTCGACGTGCGCGAATTGCCAGTGCGGCAGCCGCTGCCCCTGCCGCCGGGGGCGATCCACGCCCGCTTCGCGTTCCGACGTGAGCAGACGCCCATGATCCGCGACGTCGTGTTCCTGCCGGGCGCCGACCACCGGCTGTTCGTCCTGAGCCTCGAGCTGCCGCAGCCCTGGGCGGACCGCTACGATGAAACCCGGACGTCGCTCATGGGGTCGCTGCGCGCACCGCGGCCGATGTTGCCTCGGGTAACTCGAATCTCCGTCGCTGCGATAGAGTAG
- the pcnB gene encoding polynucleotide adenylyltransferase PcnB: MAGSQDLPSETPDTHDGATPALAATEPSPGTGILMEAIDPDALKVVRRLLTAGHEAYLVGGCVRDLYLARRPKDFDIATSATPEAIRRLFRNSRIIGRRFKLAHVFFGSKIIETSTFRTAPQPSEADDPLITADNEWGSVEDDARRRDFTINGLFFDVETEKIVDFVDGLTDLDAKLMRTIGDPRLRFQEDPVRMIRAVKFAARLGFDFEAETYAALLEVAPDIVKCSKARVLEEIYKLLRSGSARRSFELMLEVGLFEHVLGPYLRQFGEPAAAKAMLLEAAAGSTEGDGLEPARLLFALLGALDRYVGQTHEQVVNGVLHAVLFAPFIGRELASGQRHNLDRSIDARMTAVGGVVGLARRDREMGRQILLSHQRLLEPGRRRRAGAAARQNFHDALVFLGLWVDAVGNGRAGLDSWQSLTSGTPTAEPEPRTQRRRRRRSGGRRGGSQAPEGPPGNGGEAHAGES; encoded by the coding sequence ATGGCCGGCTCTCAGGATTTGCCCTCCGAAACCCCAGACACGCACGACGGCGCGACCCCGGCGCTCGCGGCCACAGAGCCCTCGCCCGGCACCGGCATCCTCATGGAGGCGATCGATCCCGACGCGCTCAAGGTGGTGCGACGGCTGCTGACCGCGGGCCACGAGGCCTACCTGGTCGGGGGATGCGTCCGCGACCTCTACCTCGCACGTCGGCCCAAGGACTTCGACATCGCCACGAGTGCGACGCCCGAAGCCATCCGCCGGCTGTTTCGCAACAGCCGCATCATCGGCCGCCGCTTCAAGCTCGCGCACGTGTTCTTCGGCTCGAAGATCATCGAGACGAGCACGTTCCGCACCGCGCCGCAGCCGAGCGAGGCCGACGACCCGCTCATCACGGCGGACAACGAGTGGGGCAGCGTCGAGGATGATGCGCGACGCCGCGACTTCACCATCAACGGCCTGTTCTTCGACGTGGAGACCGAGAAGATCGTCGACTTCGTCGACGGCCTGACCGATCTCGACGCGAAGCTCATGCGCACCATCGGTGACCCACGGCTGCGGTTCCAAGAGGACCCAGTCCGCATGATCCGCGCCGTGAAGTTTGCGGCGCGGCTGGGCTTCGACTTCGAGGCCGAGACCTACGCCGCGCTGCTCGAGGTCGCACCCGACATCGTCAAGTGCAGCAAGGCGCGCGTGCTCGAGGAGATCTACAAGCTGCTGCGCAGTGGCTCGGCCCGCCGCAGCTTCGAGCTCATGCTCGAGGTCGGGCTGTTCGAGCACGTGCTCGGCCCCTACCTGCGCCAGTTCGGCGAGCCCGCGGCGGCCAAGGCGATGCTGCTCGAGGCCGCCGCTGGCAGCACCGAGGGCGACGGGCTCGAGCCGGCGCGCCTGCTGTTCGCGCTGCTCGGCGCGCTCGACCGCTACGTCGGCCAGACCCACGAGCAGGTCGTCAACGGCGTGCTGCATGCGGTGTTGTTCGCACCGTTCATCGGCCGCGAGCTCGCCAGTGGCCAGCGACACAACCTCGACCGCAGCATCGACGCCCGCATGACGGCGGTCGGTGGGGTCGTGGGCCTGGCCCGTCGCGACCGCGAGATGGGCCGCCAGATCCTGCTCTCGCACCAGCGATTGCTCGAGCCCGGCCGACGCCGACGCGCGGGTGCGGCCGCGCGGCAGAACTTCCACGACGCGCTGGTCTTCCTGGGCCTGTGGGTCGATGCCGTCGGCAACGGCCGCGCGGGCCTCGACAGCTGGCAGTCGCTGACCAGCGGCACGCCGACCGCCGAGCCCGAGCCTCGCACGCAGCGACGACGGCGACGACGCTCCGGCGGCCGCCGCGGGGGCTCGCAGGCGCCCGAAGGTCCGCCCGGCAACGGCGGCGAGGCGCACGCGGGCGAGTCGTGA